From the Leptolyngbya sp. O-77 genome, one window contains:
- the rpsD gene encoding 30S ribosomal protein S4, whose amino-acid sequence MARYRGPRLRVVRRLGELPGLTRKSPKRAYPPGQHGQTRKKRTEYAVRLEEKQKLRYNYGLTERQLLRYVRKARRASGSTGESLLQLLEMRLDNTVFRMGMAPTIPAARQLVNHGHVTVNGRVVDIPSFQCKPGMEIGVRDSDRSRKLVEENLQFPGLANLPSHLEFDKNKLTGKVNGVIDREWVALSINELLVVEYYSRQA is encoded by the coding sequence ATGGCACGATATCGAGGTCCCCGCCTCAGAGTGGTGCGCCGTCTGGGAGAACTGCCCGGACTGACGCGCAAAAGCCCCAAGCGGGCATATCCCCCCGGACAGCACGGTCAGACCCGCAAAAAGCGTACTGAGTATGCCGTCCGTCTAGAAGAGAAGCAAAAGCTCCGGTACAACTACGGTCTCACCGAGCGTCAACTGCTTCGCTATGTTCGTAAAGCTCGTCGCGCCTCTGGTTCTACAGGCGAGTCGCTGCTGCAACTGCTGGAAATGCGGCTGGATAACACCGTATTTCGCATGGGCATGGCTCCGACTATTCCAGCAGCGCGTCAATTGGTGAATCATGGCCACGTCACCGTCAACGGCAGAGTGGTAGACATTCCCAGCTTCCAGTGCAAGCCCGGTATGGAAATCGGCGTGCGAGACAGCGATCGCTCTCGGAAGCTTGTAGAAGAAAATCTCCAGTTCCCCGGTTTGGCAAACCTGCCCAGCCACCTGGAGTTTGACAAAAACAAGCTGACTGGTAAGGTAAACGGCGTAATCGATCGGGAATGGGTTGCGCTGTCGATCAATGAACTGCTAGTGGTGGAATACTACTCTAGACAGGCGTAA
- a CDS encoding glycerophosphodiester phosphodiesterase, translated as MGTVDYGLNDSALEWTSMQPLIIAHRGASANAKENTLSAFERAIAFGADMVEFDVRRTKDRVLVIYHDADVNEKPIRKLTYTELQTLDPDIPTLTEVVDLCKGKIRLDVELKEAGYEKQVMEILRPAFDAESMVVTSFHPFAIRRIKQHYPDVKAGFLFGHGTVKFCKSFRLNAKSVRDRVREMRADFIAPNWQLLSHSLLSQVVMGDRPVWVWTVNDEPLMTDLLGDRRIQGIITDRPDVGMQIRAAHPDAVLAGRL; from the coding sequence GTGGGAACTGTAGACTATGGACTGAACGATTCAGCGCTGGAGTGGACGAGTATGCAACCGCTAATCATTGCCCACCGGGGCGCATCGGCAAATGCCAAGGAAAATACGCTGTCAGCGTTTGAGCGGGCGATCGCCTTTGGGGCAGACATGGTGGAGTTTGACGTGCGCCGCACCAAGGATCGGGTGCTGGTGATTTACCACGATGCCGACGTGAACGAGAAGCCCATTCGCAAGCTGACCTACACTGAACTGCAAACCCTCGACCCCGATATTCCCACCCTGACAGAGGTCGTGGATTTGTGCAAAGGAAAAATCCGGCTGGATGTCGAGCTAAAAGAGGCCGGCTACGAAAAGCAGGTGATGGAAATCCTCAGGCCAGCCTTCGATGCTGAGTCGATGGTGGTTACGTCGTTCCACCCCTTTGCCATCCGCCGCATCAAGCAACACTACCCCGACGTTAAGGCGGGGTTTTTATTTGGTCATGGTACGGTTAAGTTTTGCAAGTCCTTTCGGCTGAATGCGAAGTCGGTGCGCGATCGCGTCCGAGAAATGCGAGCCGATTTTATCGCCCCAAACTGGCAACTGCTGAGCCATAGCCTGCTGTCGCAGGTGGTGATGGGCGATCGCCCAGTTTGGGTGTGGACGGTGAACGATGAGCCGCTGATGACGGATTTGCTGGGCGATCGCCGGATTCAGGGCATCATTACCGACCGGCCCGATGTGGGAATGCAGATCCGCGCGGCGCATCCTGATGCAGTGCTGGCGGGGCGACTCTAG